One Onychostoma macrolepis isolate SWU-2019 chromosome 10, ASM1243209v1, whole genome shotgun sequence genomic region harbors:
- the rassf2b gene encoding ras association domain-containing protein 2b, with amino-acid sequence MDSEDSDKIQIGENKFVSKSTLLSQLNTYNLYYKGEALQLRHREEEGELIIEGLLNVFWGVQRPIRLQMQDEKEADRPRPSLTSLSAETDINTLNEVTTADDQSKDVSEGKEETDEEQQESTHSDRLGRAKSDVGGRRISGRRLGIRRVKRNRCSFNGHFYNHKTAVFTPKFGSVTNVRVNSCMTTAQVMRVLLNKFKIENSPDEFSLYIVHTSGERHQLKPNDHPLALRVLQGPCEQVSKMFLMETDQMEEVTHDVAQYIKFELPVLQSFIAKLQEEEEREMQKLKKRYTDMRRIIKKYMRSLADSTT; translated from the exons ATGGACAGTGAGGATTCAGACAAGATACAGATTGGCGAAAACAAATTTGTAAGCAA GAGCACTCTTCTCTCACAGCTTAACACATACAACCTTTACTACAAAGGAGAAGCCCTCCAGCTGAGACACAGAGAG GAGGAAGGAGAGTTGATCATAGAGGGCTTGCTCAATGTTTTTTGGGGCGTACAGCGGCCAATCAGACTGCAGATGCAGGACGAGAAGGAGGCAGACAGGCCACGCCCCTCATTAACATCTCTGAGCGCCGAAACGGACATCAACACACTCAA TGAGGTCACTACAGCAGACGACCAATCAAAAGACGTCAGTGAAGGGAAGGAAGAGACAG ATGAGGAGCAGCAGGAGTCGACACACTCCGATCGTCTCGGCAGGGCCAAGAGTGATGTCGGTGGAAGGAGAATTAGTGGACGACGGCTTGGAATCAGGAGAGTCAAGAGAAACCGATGCTCCTTCAACGGCCACTTTTATAACCACAAG aCGGCAGTTTTTACCCCTAAGTTCGGCTCTGTGACCAATGTCCGCGTCAACAGCTGTATGACGACAGCACAGGTCATGCGAGTGCTGCTTAACAAGTTCAAGATCGAGAACAGCCCGGATGAATTCAGCCTTTATATCGTCCACACCAGTGGAG AGAGACATCAGCTGAAGCCTAATGACCATCCTTTGGCGCTCAGGGTTTTGCAAGGCCCTTGTGAACAGGTCAGCAAAATGTTCCTAATGGAGACGGACCAGATGGAAGAGGTCACCCATGAT GTGGCACAATACATCAAGTTTGAGCTTCCTGTTTTACAAAGCTTCATTGCTAAGCTGCAAGAGGAAGAAGAAAGAGAGATGCAGAAACTGAAGAAGAG GTACACAGATATGCGCCGTATCATCAAGAAATACATGCGGTCTTTAGCTGATTCAACTACATGA
- the sprn2 gene encoding shadow of prion protein 2 encodes MMGNQKVLIIWVWMLLLASLYPWAHCKRGGGFGGRGKGVGLPARAPPSQSKGRQGLKLAGAAAAGALGGAAIGYGLGSLGRPRYGYGYDGSSEDRRYYPDGQGYYNRSDGQYYRNTGSSEHVTSVLIVLGTVTHVFMWG; translated from the coding sequence ATGATGGGTAATCAGAAGGTCCTGATCATTTGGGTGTGGATGTTGCTGTTGGCGTCGTTGTATCCTTGGGCGCACTGCAAGCGTGGAGGAGGTTTTGGTGGCAGGGGTAAGGGAGTGGGTCTGCCAGCCAGAGCACCTCCTTCTCAGAGCAAAGGCAGGCAGGGCCTGAAGCTGGCAGGTGCTGCAGCCGCGGGGGCTCTTGGTGGAGCGGCCATTGGCTATGGGCTGGGCTCTCTGGGCAGACCGAGGTATGGCTACGGCTACGATGGCTCCTCAGAGGACAGGCGCTATTACCCTGATGGACAGGGATACTACAATCGCTCGGACGGGCAGTATTACAGGAACACAGGCAGCTCAGAGCATGTGACCAGCGTCCTCATAGTACTCGGAACAGTCACACACGTCTTTATGTGGGGATGA
- the prnpb gene encoding prion protein b isoform X1 gives MQLKCINVHLFSSNHFQTKMGQLCKLALFVLVLMAVLHNSSGGKTGGKSTPSKKPSNKPSQGTKAQSNYPRQPSNPGAGSNPGYPNQQHPGRESGSYPLAGGNPNQYAGRGESSPGGCPNQNPGAGSYPAGGSYPSAGGKPNQYPGRGESSPGGCPNQNPGAGSYPAGGSYPSADGKPNQYPGRGESSPGGCPNQNPGAGSYPAGGSYPSAGGKPNQYPGRGGSSPGGYPNQNTGACTYQAGGNPNPGRGGVNPGGYPNQNPWILSPRYGGSFGGGGFGTGGSPFSNTVKSMGYGPSAKSKGFAKKAMLAAGIGAVAGMAVGYGIRNFPCPNFQFRNPQEERQYNHYMYAHQGTHSKDRNNQGRPNHTSKEPSQAQSYEQYMSTCMSRKDLLKEQDTIVSADRKNIQRDEPLTDIAAVNDTTSPMTVNDYPKAAAIREDDDDTVSIMQIGYPALIEQMKSRKCVELYLVNSESFTEKQKEDNKDKKGRTISRPSNNHNGHCVSGVLLLLNTFFLLLSDT, from the exons ATGCAGCTAAAATGCATAAACGTGCACCTGTTTTCCAGCAATCACTTCCA GACCAAAATGGGGCAGTTATGCAAACTTGCACTGTTTGTTTTGGTTCTGATGGCAGTGCTACACAATTCATCAGGAGGAAAGACAGGGGGTAAGAGCACCCCTTCCAAGAAGCCATCCAATAAGCCATCACAGGGGACCAAGGCCCAATCTAACTATCCCAGGCAACCCTCTAATCCTGGTGCAGGAAGTAACCCAGGCTACCCCAACCAGCAGCATCCTGGTAGAGAGAGTGGCAGCTATCCTTTGGCTGGTGGGAACCCCAATCAGTATGCGGGAAGAGGGGAATCCAGTCCAGGAGGTTGTCCCAACCAAAATCCTGGAGCAGGTAGCTATCCCGCTGGCGGTAGCTATCCTTCGGCTGGTGGGAAGCCCAATCAGTATCCGGGAAGAGGGGAATCCAGTCCAGGAGGTTGTCCCAACCAAAATCCTGGAGCAGGTAGCTATCCCGCTGGCGGTAGCTATCCTTCGGCTGATGGGAAGCCCAATCAGTATCCGGGAAGAGGGGAATCCAGTCCAGGAGGTTGTCCCAACCAAAATCCTGGAGCAGGTAGCTATCCCGCTGGCGGTAGCTATCCTTCGGCTGGTGGGAAGCCCAATCAGTATCCGGGAAGAGGGGGATCCAGCCCAGGAGGATATCCCAACCAAAATACTGGAGCATGTACCTATCAAGCTGGTGGCAACCCCAATCCGGGAAGAGGCGGTGTTAACCCAGGAGGATATCCCAACCAGAATCCTTGGATCCTCAGTCCACGCTATGGAGGCTCCTTTGGAGGTGGGGGGTTTGGAACGGGTGGCTCCCCTTTCTCCAATACAGTGAAAAGCATGGGCTATGGTCCCTCTGCTAAATCCAAAGGCTTTGCAAAAAAGGCAATGCTAGCTGCAGGCATTGGGGCAGTGGCAGGAATGGCTGTAGGCTATGGAATCAGAAACTTTCCATGCCCCAACTTCCAATTCAGGAACCCTCAGGAGGAACGTCAATACAACCACTATATGTATGCACATCAAGGCACTCATTCTAAAGACAGAAATAACCAAGGAAGACCCAACCACACATCAAAGGAACCATCCCAGGCTCAGTCATATGAGCAATACATGAGCACATGCATGAGCCGAAAAGATCTTCTAAAAGAGCAGGACACGATAGTTTCCGCAGATCGCAAGAACATTCAAAGAGATGAGCCACTGACTGACATTGCAGCTGTGAATGACACCACATCCCCTATGACTGTCAATGATTATCCAAAGGCTGCTGCAATTcgtgaggatgatgatgatacaGTGAGTATCATGCAGATTGGTTATCCAGCTCTCATTGAGCAGATGAAATCTAGGAAGTGTGTAGAGCTGTACTTGGTTAATTCTGAGAGCTTCACGGAGAAGCAGAAAGAAGATAACAAGGACAAAAAGGGAAGAACAATTTCCAGACCTTCCAATAACCACAATGGACACTGTGTCTCTGGAGTGCTTCTGTTGCTCAATACATTCTTTTTGCTTCTTAGTGACACTTAG
- the prnpb gene encoding prion protein b isoform X2 — MGQLCKLALFVLVLMAVLHNSSGGKTGGKSTPSKKPSNKPSQGTKAQSNYPRQPSNPGAGSNPGYPNQQHPGRESGSYPLAGGNPNQYAGRGESSPGGCPNQNPGAGSYPAGGSYPSAGGKPNQYPGRGESSPGGCPNQNPGAGSYPAGGSYPSADGKPNQYPGRGESSPGGCPNQNPGAGSYPAGGSYPSAGGKPNQYPGRGGSSPGGYPNQNTGACTYQAGGNPNPGRGGVNPGGYPNQNPWILSPRYGGSFGGGGFGTGGSPFSNTVKSMGYGPSAKSKGFAKKAMLAAGIGAVAGMAVGYGIRNFPCPNFQFRNPQEERQYNHYMYAHQGTHSKDRNNQGRPNHTSKEPSQAQSYEQYMSTCMSRKDLLKEQDTIVSADRKNIQRDEPLTDIAAVNDTTSPMTVNDYPKAAAIREDDDDTVSIMQIGYPALIEQMKSRKCVELYLVNSESFTEKQKEDNKDKKGRTISRPSNNHNGHCVSGVLLLLNTFFLLLSDT; from the coding sequence ATGGGGCAGTTATGCAAACTTGCACTGTTTGTTTTGGTTCTGATGGCAGTGCTACACAATTCATCAGGAGGAAAGACAGGGGGTAAGAGCACCCCTTCCAAGAAGCCATCCAATAAGCCATCACAGGGGACCAAGGCCCAATCTAACTATCCCAGGCAACCCTCTAATCCTGGTGCAGGAAGTAACCCAGGCTACCCCAACCAGCAGCATCCTGGTAGAGAGAGTGGCAGCTATCCTTTGGCTGGTGGGAACCCCAATCAGTATGCGGGAAGAGGGGAATCCAGTCCAGGAGGTTGTCCCAACCAAAATCCTGGAGCAGGTAGCTATCCCGCTGGCGGTAGCTATCCTTCGGCTGGTGGGAAGCCCAATCAGTATCCGGGAAGAGGGGAATCCAGTCCAGGAGGTTGTCCCAACCAAAATCCTGGAGCAGGTAGCTATCCCGCTGGCGGTAGCTATCCTTCGGCTGATGGGAAGCCCAATCAGTATCCGGGAAGAGGGGAATCCAGTCCAGGAGGTTGTCCCAACCAAAATCCTGGAGCAGGTAGCTATCCCGCTGGCGGTAGCTATCCTTCGGCTGGTGGGAAGCCCAATCAGTATCCGGGAAGAGGGGGATCCAGCCCAGGAGGATATCCCAACCAAAATACTGGAGCATGTACCTATCAAGCTGGTGGCAACCCCAATCCGGGAAGAGGCGGTGTTAACCCAGGAGGATATCCCAACCAGAATCCTTGGATCCTCAGTCCACGCTATGGAGGCTCCTTTGGAGGTGGGGGGTTTGGAACGGGTGGCTCCCCTTTCTCCAATACAGTGAAAAGCATGGGCTATGGTCCCTCTGCTAAATCCAAAGGCTTTGCAAAAAAGGCAATGCTAGCTGCAGGCATTGGGGCAGTGGCAGGAATGGCTGTAGGCTATGGAATCAGAAACTTTCCATGCCCCAACTTCCAATTCAGGAACCCTCAGGAGGAACGTCAATACAACCACTATATGTATGCACATCAAGGCACTCATTCTAAAGACAGAAATAACCAAGGAAGACCCAACCACACATCAAAGGAACCATCCCAGGCTCAGTCATATGAGCAATACATGAGCACATGCATGAGCCGAAAAGATCTTCTAAAAGAGCAGGACACGATAGTTTCCGCAGATCGCAAGAACATTCAAAGAGATGAGCCACTGACTGACATTGCAGCTGTGAATGACACCACATCCCCTATGACTGTCAATGATTATCCAAAGGCTGCTGCAATTcgtgaggatgatgatgatacaGTGAGTATCATGCAGATTGGTTATCCAGCTCTCATTGAGCAGATGAAATCTAGGAAGTGTGTAGAGCTGTACTTGGTTAATTCTGAGAGCTTCACGGAGAAGCAGAAAGAAGATAACAAGGACAAAAAGGGAAGAACAATTTCCAGACCTTCCAATAACCACAATGGACACTGTGTCTCTGGAGTGCTTCTGTTGCTCAATACATTCTTTTTGCTTCTTAGTGACACTTAG